The region GAACTTGATTTCCGGATAATCTTTTCCAGAAATTTATATTTTGCATAAGCAGCATCTAAGCAATAAAGTTTGCCTGGTGTTAAAACTGACTCAAGTTTAGCTATCTCACTCTCATTAGCGTTGGTAACTTGAACTTGAAGAGGAGCACCTTTATGGATACTAAATTCTAAATGCATTTTTACGGCCCGATGGTCTTCGTCAAGCCATAGTGCCCATAGCATTTTGGGAGTGCTTTTAGTAAGCCGCCATCAAAAGCAACAAGATCCATATTGAGTTTATCTAAACGATCGTCAAGTTTCAGGGGGACTGACATCACGTACAAGATCGTTGATGATTGGTCTCAGGAGTTGTGGATCAAATACATGACTGGCTTCTGACATGCTGCCAAGGCTGGTGCGTTTGATACCAAGCTTTTTTTGTACATTATCTAATTCACTTGCATGTTGGATAGATCGTAGTCCCGTGAAAGTTGGATTGAAGAAATAGAGTAATAGCAGGCTGACATATTGATCGTAATGTAGTTGTCTATTGTGGCAATCCGCATGAGAGTGAAGTCTGCTCAGGAGAAGTTTGAAGGATCGTAGGACAGGGAGTCTTTGTATGGTATTAACACGGTTGAGTTCTTTGTCTATATTATCAGTGTTTCCCCTATTCATAATGGTAATTACTAACATGAGAGGGGAGAGAAATCAAGTATATAAAATGCATAAACTATTAATATGTAATAAGTTATGGAATTTCACGATTTATGATATTAAAAATATTTCAAATAACTTTTCAACGAAGCAGTTCAAGTAGAAAAAAGCAGAAAAGAATTTTTGAATACCTGCCTGCAGTCTGGGTGGGAGAGTAATGTTAAAGAAGTTCTGAAGGAGCACAATTGAGGATGATGGGCGTGAACAATTCTGATGGAAAGGCGTACTCAAAAATCGTGCCGAACAGTATTAGGGTTGTCCCTATGTTTCCCTGTCATGGTTAAATTATCATTATTTTGTGATTTATCAAATTCAGGTCGCTTACACCAAGACCGTATTTGGAAGCAGTTTCTATATGTTTCGGGAGATTGGGACGATCAAATAGTGAACGAAGTTCTTTCTTTTTTCTCTTTTCCTCAATAATGTCCATTCCTATTGTATCAAGGGCTACAGGGTCTCTGCTCAAAATAATTCCGTTATTGCTCCATGTATGCCTTTTTTTTGGCATTGGTCCTCCTTCGTAGAGGCCAACTATTCCATTGCAGATGTGGAGTTTGATTTTGTCCTTTATCACGGGGATTGAATTAATGGCGGCAATAAAGGGATCACATGAATTATCATGGAAGTTATCGGGATGGCTGATAACACCGTGAGAAATATTTTTAAGCGCGATGCTTACACCCGCGAGACCATGGTCTTTTAATAAACCCAGGTTAATCATTGAATCAACTTCTTCCGTTAATATCTTGCTTATCTTAACAGCTCCATAGCCACTGTCATATTCTCTGTATGAACTGCCGGAATCAAGGGCCTCTTTTCCTCCACCTCCGTCTGTTGTATATGCTCTCACACCTTTGAAAGATCTGTTTATTTTGAAACCTGATGAAAGAAAAAAATGCTGATATTGGTCCCAAATGATGATATTGTTTTCTTTTACTCCAATGCTTTTTAAAGCATCAACAATAGCCCAGCAAATCTGATAATTACCTGCAAGGATATCGGCGCCAAGACCGTTTATCTTTATGCCTATCCTTTCATCCTCATGAAAGAGTGATTTCCAGGCGTCTTTCGGATTGTCTGTTCCGGTAAGTGAAGTTATTCCAGAACTCATCATCCGTTTAACCAATGAAATATCCGGCGTCATTCCTTTAATAATTTCTGACTTGCTTTTAACATCAACTACAAGGGATTGTAGAGTTTTTGTGTTTTTCGGTTTTAAACCGGTTTTAATATCATCGGGAAGAGGATCAAGAGGCAATGGTATTTGTGATAAAAACATACCACCCAGAAATGTATTTACGCACGCCTCTTTAATAAACTCTCTGCGAGTTCTGTCTTTACTCATAATAATCCCTCCTCAAACAGGTAATAGATTATCAGCACTTAATTGAAGTTTCCATGTTTACTACTTAATTCTCTTTAGTTCCATTCTAGCATTCTTATTGGACACATTCAATTATAGAATTGCTGAGTTCTTATGATATATTGTATAGTAGCATATAAAAGCAGGCGAGGTTATATTCACGTTTTAACCCGGATATATGGAACAGTAGTTTGTTATACTAAGTATACTAAATGTAAAGGATTAGTTGCTAAGATACAGCGATCTTTGATTATGCCGTTACTTTGGTAAACAAAATAGGTTTAAGTAAAGGGGATATCCAGAATGAAAGACGTACCAGACTCACCCGTAGCAGGACAAAAAAATTTTTGGGCTAAATGGAATGTAATACCTGCCTTTATTGGAATTTTTGTAGCAGGCTTAGTTATCGGTTTGCTTTTAAGAAGCAGTGGAAACCCGATGCAAACCATATCACAAACTTCTACTCCTGTCACTGATATTCTTTTCTGGACTTGCAGTATGCATCCACAGATTAAACAGAAAGGGTCAGGGCGTTGTCCAATCTGTGATATGGACCTTACTCCGATGAGGGAGGAGCCTGGTGGAGGCGATAAAGCTGTTTTAAGGCTTGGAGAAAGGGCCCGCCATCTTGCATCAATTCGAACAACTCCGGTAAAGTTCAGGGAGTTGGAAAAGTCCGTTTATACTCTGGGAAAGATAGATTATAACGAGAGTCGTGTTGCACATGTTACCGCATGGGTTTCCGGGCGCATCGAGAAGCTCTACGTTGATTTTACCGGGACTATAGTGAAAAAGGGTGAACATCTGGTAAGTATGTATAGTCCGGATCTCCTCTCTACTCAGAAGGAGTACTTACTGGCATATAATGGAGCAGAACAGTCCAGTAATAGCAGTATACAGGATGTAATCTCTTCATCACAGTCCCTCCTGGAGAATACAAAACAGAGACTGTTGTTGTGGGGAATAACAGAGGCACAAATTGATGAGCTTGAAAGAACACAGACCCCTCAGGTTCATTTAACTATCTATGCGCCTATTGGCGGCACCATTATTCAGAAAAATGCAGTTGAAGGGATGTATTTCAAAACAGGTGATAAGCTTTTTACCATTGTAGATCTGAGTCGTGTCTGGCTGTATCTTGATATTTACGAATATGATATTCCCTGGATCAGGTATGGGCAGGCGATTGAGGTTGTTACAGAATCTTATCCGGGAGAAGTTTTTCACGGGAATGTTGTTTTTATAGACCCGTTTCTGAGTGAGACAACAAGGGCCGTCAAAGTTCGTATCAATATGGATAACCATGAAGGAAAACTGAAGCCCGGTATGTACGTTAATGCCAGGCTTAAGGCTAAGCTTGGAGGTAAGGGTGTTGTTATTGATTCAGAAATCATGGGGAAATACATGTGTCCCATGCATCCTGACGTTATATCAGACAAAGAGGAGAATTGTCCTGAGTGTGGAATGAAGCTTGAACTCATTGGTGGAAGGACAGGTATGTTTGTTCCGGGTTTAATTCAACCACACTATGATTGCCCTATGAAATGTAAAGGCTCAGCTTCGGATGAGCCGGGAAATTGTCCCAAGTGTAAGATGGTCCTTATTGAAAATGAAGGTGATAAACCCCAGGGAGATGATGCGGTATATGTCTGTTCTGAACATATTGAGATACAAACCGGACTTCCAGGTACATGCCCTTCCTGCCAGGGGAATCTCAAGAAAAGTAGTGAGAAAGACGTGGGTGTTCTTTCCATTCCGCATAGTGCAGTGCTTATTACGGGAAAACGTAATATTGTTTACGTGGAAAAAGAGGAGGGAAGCTATGTGCTGAGAGATGTAGTACTCGGTCCAAAAGCTGATGAATTTTATCCTGTGATTGAAGGTTTGAGTGTGGGAGAAAATGTCGTAACAGAAGGGAATTTTCTTATAGACTCGCAAATGCAGTTACTAGGCAAACCAAGCCTTTTGTTTCAGGAAGGTTCTACTTTTGAGAAAACGACGGTGGCAGAGAAGGATGAAGAACTGAGAGATAAAGGTAAGCTCTCTACGGCACACATAATTGACGAATCCATATTGAATCAGATGCAGGAAGTAATGGAGGATATACTTGATAATTATTATCGTGTTGCGGCAAGTCTTGCAGCTGATTCCACAGAAGGTATTGACAATAATCTGGATTTGATCATAGGTAATACAGGAAAGATTAAGGGGCTGGGACCTGGTATTCCGGAGAACCTGTCTGTAATTATTGGGAATATTGAAAATGATGCAACTGAGATGAAGGGGACAGGACTGGAAGAATCTCGAAAGAAATTTAAGGAC is a window of Candidatus Scalindua japonica DNA encoding:
- a CDS encoding DUF362 domain-containing protein; this translates as MSKDRTRREFIKEACVNTFLGGMFLSQIPLPLDPLPDDIKTGLKPKNTKTLQSLVVDVKSKSEIIKGMTPDISLVKRMMSSGITSLTGTDNPKDAWKSLFHEDERIGIKINGLGADILAGNYQICWAIVDALKSIGVKENNIIIWDQYQHFFLSSGFKINRSFKGVRAYTTDGGGGKEALDSGSSYREYDSGYGAVKISKILTEEVDSMINLGLLKDHGLAGVSIALKNISHGVISHPDNFHDNSCDPFIAAINSIPVIKDKIKLHICNGIVGLYEGGPMPKKRHTWSNNGIILSRDPVALDTIGMDIIEEKRKKKELRSLFDRPNLPKHIETASKYGLGVSDLNLINHKIMII
- a CDS encoding efflux RND transporter periplasmic adaptor subunit — translated: MKDVPDSPVAGQKNFWAKWNVIPAFIGIFVAGLVIGLLLRSSGNPMQTISQTSTPVTDILFWTCSMHPQIKQKGSGRCPICDMDLTPMREEPGGGDKAVLRLGERARHLASIRTTPVKFRELEKSVYTLGKIDYNESRVAHVTAWVSGRIEKLYVDFTGTIVKKGEHLVSMYSPDLLSTQKEYLLAYNGAEQSSNSSIQDVISSSQSLLENTKQRLLLWGITEAQIDELERTQTPQVHLTIYAPIGGTIIQKNAVEGMYFKTGDKLFTIVDLSRVWLYLDIYEYDIPWIRYGQAIEVVTESYPGEVFHGNVVFIDPFLSETTRAVKVRINMDNHEGKLKPGMYVNARLKAKLGGKGVVIDSEIMGKYMCPMHPDVISDKEENCPECGMKLELIGGRTGMFVPGLIQPHYDCPMKCKGSASDEPGNCPKCKMVLIENEGDKPQGDDAVYVCSEHIEIQTGLPGTCPSCQGNLKKSSEKDVGVLSIPHSAVLITGKRNIVYVEKEEGSYVLRDVVLGPKADEFYPVIEGLSVGENVVTEGNFLIDSQMQLLGKPSLLFQEGSTFEKTTVAEKDEELRDKGKLSTAHIIDESILNQMQEVMEDILDNYYRVAASLAADSTEGIDNNLDLIIGNTGKIKGLGPGIPENLSVIIGNIENDATEMKGTGLEESRKKFKDLSKSMIDCIKELHGKNKGAEKMYVYYCPMANASWLQKEEGTRNPYFGTRMLKCGSVREVLSREH